One genomic segment of Pongo abelii isolate AG06213 chromosome 13, NHGRI_mPonAbe1-v2.0_pri, whole genome shotgun sequence includes these proteins:
- the LOC134759756 gene encoding nuclear pore-associated protein 1-like, translating into MGNLLSIFCPWSRRRPLPGRRPQAPIARESSQPGAVHPAAPTSTPGPFRFLFNPQQSRGPSPVSFYSAPRRLCRLPPDTGASLRVLPAVGCGLPSRKKPVLSAGNSMMLGHPSSVRIPPPSSKFTLQLPSPCELAGARKLLPIPARPPNKTKIQNCVFFIWAFVLPIPSRHTAHKAGKGTKVKEAETPQPARRRRYLPAVQIHQEPREMKRDARKKRDTRKQKPTES; encoded by the exons ATGGGCaatttattaagtatattttgtCCCTGGTCCCGCCGCAGGCCCCTGCCGGGCCGTCGCCCACAAGCTCCCATAGCCCGTGAGTCCTCTCAGCCGGGCGCGGTTCACCCTGCGGCGCCCACGTCTACCCCGGGCCCTTTCCGATTCCTCTTTAACCCTCAGCAGAGTCGTGGGCCTTCTCCAGTCAGCTTCTACAGCGCGCCTAGGAGACTGTGTCGTCTCCCACCAGACACGGGCGCCTCCCTGAGGGTCCTGCCTGCTGTGGGCTGCGGGCTCCCCTCAAGGAAGAAACCCGTGCTGTCTGCTGGCAACTCCATGATGTTGGGACACCCCAGCTCGGTGAGGATCCCTCCTCCCAGCAGCAAGTTCACTCTCCAACTGCCTTCACCATGTGAGCTGGCTGGGGCTAGGAAGCTGCTTCCGATTCCAGCCAGGCCACCGAATAAGACCAAG ATACAGAATTGTGTGTTCTTCATCTGGGCTTTTGTCCTGCCCATACCCAGCAGGCACACAGCCCATAAAGCAGGAAAAGGAACCAAGGTGAAGGAGGCAGAAACTCCGCAGCCAGCAAGGAGGAGGCGCTATCTCCCTGCAG TACAAATTCACCAAGAGCCTAGAGAGATGAAGAGAGATGCCAGGAAGAAGAGAGACACCAGGAAACAGAAGCCCACAGAATCATGA